The Neobacillus sp. OS1-2 genome includes a window with the following:
- a CDS encoding xylose ABC transporter ATP-binding protein: MEAFALQMEGITKEFPGVKALDDVTFSVRKGEIHALCGENGAGKSTLMKILSGVYPTGTYNGKIRINGQEVSFKSIKESQKAGVSIIYQELALVGEMSVAENIFLRHDLMRKKIIDWHKIHAEAQKWLSYIGLNIDPQTKLGELSVGKQQLIEIVKALTNNTEILILDEPTAALTESDVEVLKGILRDLRSKGVTCIYISHKLGEVMSLADTVTILRDGKTISTDPIADMSEEKIIEKMVGRELTELFPYEEHKIGDTILEVKNYSIFDNKTGKTVIDNVSFSLKKGEILGFSGLMGAGRTELFTGIFGGLKGKKQGVVMIDGKETNIKMPADAIHAGLAYVSEDRKRYGLVLGMDITKNSTLVALNKVMKLNIIDTALEVKRSDEITKKMKLKAPNLEAKVSQLSGGNQQKVVLSKWILNNPKILILDEPTRGIDVGAKYEIYKIINELVEQGVAIVIISSELPEVLGLSDRILVMAEGKITGEFLRNEATQEKIMTCATGGVRLEQPIIN, encoded by the coding sequence ATGGAAGCTTTTGCATTACAAATGGAAGGGATAACCAAGGAATTTCCTGGTGTTAAAGCTTTGGATGATGTGACATTTTCTGTCCGCAAGGGTGAAATCCACGCCTTATGTGGTGAAAATGGAGCGGGGAAATCCACTCTTATGAAGATATTAAGTGGTGTCTATCCTACCGGAACATATAATGGAAAAATTCGTATCAATGGTCAGGAAGTCTCATTTAAATCCATCAAAGAGTCTCAAAAAGCAGGAGTTTCTATTATTTATCAGGAACTGGCGCTCGTAGGGGAAATGAGCGTAGCGGAAAACATTTTTCTTAGACATGACTTAATGCGAAAAAAGATTATTGATTGGCATAAGATCCATGCAGAAGCGCAAAAGTGGCTAAGCTATATTGGCTTAAATATTGATCCGCAAACAAAACTTGGAGAATTATCAGTTGGCAAGCAGCAACTAATTGAAATCGTTAAGGCCCTTACGAATAATACGGAAATACTTATTTTAGATGAACCTACTGCCGCATTAACAGAAAGTGATGTTGAAGTTCTTAAAGGAATTTTAAGAGATTTACGTTCAAAAGGTGTTACGTGCATTTACATATCCCATAAGCTGGGGGAAGTCATGTCCTTAGCAGATACTGTCACTATTTTACGAGATGGAAAAACGATTAGCACAGATCCGATTGCTGACATGTCTGAGGAAAAGATTATCGAGAAAATGGTAGGCAGGGAACTTACCGAATTATTCCCATACGAGGAACACAAAATTGGGGATACCATCCTTGAGGTAAAAAATTATTCTATATTCGACAATAAAACTGGAAAAACAGTTATTGATAATGTTTCATTTTCACTAAAAAAGGGTGAAATTCTCGGATTTTCGGGATTAATGGGTGCCGGCAGAACGGAATTGTTTACGGGCATTTTTGGAGGATTGAAAGGTAAAAAACAAGGTGTAGTCATGATTGACGGAAAAGAGACAAATATAAAAATGCCGGCGGACGCCATTCATGCAGGTCTGGCCTATGTATCAGAGGACCGTAAGAGATACGGTCTTGTCTTAGGAATGGATATTACCAAAAATTCTACGTTAGTTGCTTTGAATAAGGTAATGAAATTAAATATTATCGACACGGCCCTTGAAGTAAAAAGATCCGATGAAATAACAAAAAAAATGAAATTAAAGGCACCTAATCTGGAAGCAAAGGTTAGTCAGCTAAGTGGAGGGAACCAACAAAAAGTAGTTTTGAGTAAATGGATTCTCAACAATCCTAAAATCCTAATTTTAGACGAACCTACTAGAGGAATTGATGTTGGTGCTAAATATGAAATCTATAAAATTATTAATGAACTTGTCGAGCAAGGTGTAGCCATTGTGATTATTTCATCAGAACTTC